The window ATCTCTCTGGTTCTGGGCGGCCACATCTTGGATGAACTGACGGAGGATGTCCATCTCTAACACGGTGTCCAGGTTGAGGCGGGCGTCCATGCTTCAATCCTTGCGGTCTTAAGGTGTAGCGGGACGTGGCGCAGGCACTGTTGGAAAGCCCGGGCGTCTTTCCCAGCTCTGGGGTGTCTCTTTTCGACAGCTTGGCAAACAACACCAACATCCTTTTGCTGTGGCCCACCTAAAGCCGACACAGATGATGAGCGGCTGTGTGATGTCATATCAGAGAGACTTCGGACACCAGCCAGTCGGAGTCAGCTCGGCTGGGTCTCCCCGGGGGGGCCGTCATCTCAGGCTGGTGATGGGCACATGAGGCTTCATCTTTTGACGTTCCGAAGCATCGGCGCCCCAGATTCTCTCGGGCCACTCACAGGTAGACAGAATGCCGCACAACGTACAACGTTAGAAGACCAGATGGAGCCTTCCGACCAGGTAATGTTTGCACAACTTGGCCaaagtaggactttttttttgggggggggggggcttacatTGTTGTACAAGCCCCCCTCAGCCCCAGCGTTATCCCATGAAAATATATTATTACAGTACTCAAGCGTTTTTGTTTAGGCCTACCCGACCGTGCTCGTGCCGCCAGATGGCGCTTTCATGCGCACTCGGAATCTAGGTTACAGTGCGCGCGCACGCTGAGGGGGAGCATCTGCCTGGTCGCCCGCCCGCGCGCTCGCAGGGAGGACGCCGCCTCCCTCTCGCCAGACAACAGACGAAccaaaagaaaagcaagaaGAAGCTGAATAAGAAGAAACTGAGCGAAAATGAAGAAGAGCGACCACGCAGGACCGGTAAGAAGGCGCACGCGCACGTTTATTAGCAAACATCATCCATTCATAAGTTCGCACCTTGATCTCTCCCTCATCCTCGTCCGCGCGCTGCCTGCCGGtgtggccacttcattaggtacaccagcaAAGGAGATCAGCGTCGACGCTGCAGATGAGAGAAAATATTTGTTGACACTGTTGTGATCTCTTTGGCTTAGTCGGAACATGTCAAACATGCGAGCATCGTTTCAAAAATATTCAGGAGCTACCGGGCCGCAATGCTCACGTGTTCATTTTCACGTGGGTATGTGCTTGTCCGCAGATGCAGGGGCCCCGGGACCCGGCCCATTCGGGCGCGCCACCACAGCCGGACAAGTTTGGTTGGCTGAGGAAGTTCTGCGGCCGCGGGATCTTCAGGGAGCTTTGGAGGAACCGCTACGTGGTTCTCAGGGGAGAACACTTGTTCATAtcggacaaggaggtcggaaccaaccacgcacgcacacccatCATACGTCTTGTGTGTTTGCCATGCACATACACATGCTGGAGTGAGACACACGTTTTACCATCAAATGCATCCAAACACAAATACAGGCCAAAGCTGCTGGCTGAGCAGTCAACACGTGCGAGTAAATCAAAGATCATGTGACATGACCGAGCCTgcagctgacacacacacacacacacacacacacaatggtgAGCATTTGTAATGCAAATGCACACTCCTGCATGCACAAATGCACATCCGCATCACACACGCAGTTAGGTCATTTCCAGAGATTAGTGTTGTAGCCGTTTGAATTCCATCTTTTGGAAAGCACGCATCATCCCCATGCGCTTGCGGCGTCCGGGCGATCTGGTATTAGCATCACACTGACGAGCTGAGAGGCCTTGTTATGAGAGACGCACTCAAATTTGCGCATTTTATTGTCCATGTGGCGGCGTCACGTTGCTCACATATCGATCGACGCATCTATTGGCTTCCTTGTACCGCCGTGTTGTTATGCAATGGCCGCCGAGCATTTTCAGTGGGCGTGGCAGTCAATTCAGTAATGTGCGAGGGCATTTGGGTCATGAGAAGTGGTTTTCTGCAGGTGAGGGACGAGCGCAAGTCAGCGGAAGTTTTAGACCTGGGCGACTACGAGCGCTCCGAAGAGTTGAGGCGGGCCAAAAGCCGTAGCAAGAAGAACCACAGCCGCTTCGCCCTCATACGATGCCGACGGCCCGGCAACAAGGTGGGTTGAAAAACGCGCTGCCTCCTTCCCGGGAGAGATTTACTTCATCCCCCGCTTGTAACTAGCTGCCTTCTCATTGGTGGATTTTCTCCAGCATCCCTCTGGCGGGCGGGGTTTAATGCCCACCATGTTCTGATTGCCGAATACCTCGGGGTTCTGATTGGCTCAGCCCAggactcgcccccccccccccccccacacacacacacactcgtaaaAGACTTAATCCACAGAATCCCATTAGTGCGTCACAGGACGAGCCTGAGCGGAATAATCTGCtgccatcttcatcatcatcattcacgATGATGTCATCTTCCAGCGTCAACGACTCGGCAAACGGGTCACTGTCCTCGGGTGCTGAGCGGGCCGTGTTGTCTATCCTCTTTCAGGTTCCCAACCTTCTCTTCCTGGCCGTCAGTCCCGAGGAGAAAGAATCGTGGGTCAATGCTCTCAACGTCGCCATCGTCAAGGCCAAAAACAAAGTTTTGGACCAGGTGGCCACACACTGTGTACACAAAATTGTCACGTGTCCTGTACGTTGGTCAATTGAGACAGATTTTGAGCAGAGGATGACCAATGTAGAAATTAAGTCAAGTCAGATGTCATCATTTACATGGCCACCCACATCCACTTGTGGCTAGGTGACCATGGAGCAGGACGTGTTAGTGCATCCCACCAGAGACCGAGCCAAGATTCCCCACGGACGCCGTCTTCCCACCCGAGGACACCTCATGACCGTGGTATGGCACCCTCGAGTGATCCGGTGCATCTGAAAAGTCTTCTCAATCGTCGTTTCCTGTCAGGCTTCCTCGTCCTGTCACGGCTCGCTGACCCTCGACTTGGTGGCTGAGGAGGAAGGCGGCTTCTCGGAATGTGACGGCGCCTCCTGGGAGAACGTGTCCGGCGCGGGCTTCTCCGGAGAGTTGGCGGCGGCCGGAGGTGGCGGACGTCAGCGCTCGGGGACGGATGTGTCCAAACTACGCGTTCGAACGGAGGAACCCAAAATGAAGACGGGAAGTTTGCCCAGAGGTAGCGAACGTTCCTGGGGAAAACACTCCCAACTGGAAACTTCCAAGGTGCACAAGAGCCAGCAGGTGAGACCAAATGCATGGTGGGTGGACCGACGTGTAGATGTGACTGCATGTCTTTTCTCAGGTCCTTCAGAACCAATCCAGAACCCCTCAGCCTGGGAAGAGAAGCGGAATTGCGGGGCGGAGTCGCTGCGCATCCATGGATGAAGTCCTTTCTTCCAGGTAGACACTGAAAACGAGTCCCTTGCTCCTTTGGGGTAAACATCTGGGTGTTGTTTTGTCTCGGGCAGACCGGCGATGATTCGCTCTGAGTTGCGTCGGGCTCTCGGTCGACGCCCTGCCGGAGAAGAGGGCGGGGCATCGGTGCAGCCCGTGGGCCAGCTGCAGAGTCTCATCGCGCAGAAGATGCAACGAGCACAGGAATTGTTGGAGGAAATCCGTCTGCAGGTCAGCACTCTTCTCGCTTCCTTGCACTGCGGACGCCCGCTTTGCTCCCCACTCAAGTGAATGTTGCCGTCATGACAGGAGCTGCAGAGAGCCAAGGCTGAGCAAGAGTTTGGGAAAGGGGTGGAGTCGCCTCGTCTTCGTCACCTGAGGGCTGGAGACTCACCTCATTCCAGGTGGGCGATAGGACACACGCCCTCTTGTGGAGCAAGTGTgaacttttgttttgtgtcatCAGGGCGTCTTCATCTCCACGCAGCCGTAGCGGTGATTCTCCTGGTCAACGGCGTAGGGACTCGCCCCGGTCGAGAGCTCGTGACTCGCCGCGCTCTAAAGGCCGCAAGAATCGCCGCTCCCGGGATGTCGATTCCCCCCGATCCCGAGGCTCTCCGTCTCCTGCCCGTCTCAGCGACTCACCGCTCAACAAAACTTCTGAGCCCTCCGCAGAGGTGTCCCGTCTTCCGGCCTCCCCGCAGGACGCCCTTGGACCGGACGGTGGCACCGCCGATTTGCCGCCGTGCCTCCACGGCGGTGACGATTCATCCTGTGCCGGTCAGAACAAATCCAAGAGCCTGTCAGAATCCTTGGACGGCTGTCAGAGCAAAACGCCCCCAAAACCGAAGCAGGATGAGGAAGAGCTCCTGAAGAGGCATGCCGAGGCAGAGCGCCTCCTCATGGAGGCCATGTGTTCCTGGCAGGAGGCGCAGGAAGTGCTGCAGGAGGTGAAGGAACTGCAGAGCCACACGCTGCGTCGCCAACGCAGAAGGACCTACGAGAAGATGACGCCAAGCACGGCCACCTCGCCACAGGCTGAGGGCGAAGTCAATGCCGGCAAGGTGGCGACGTCACCCGAAGATGAATCGGAGTCGCCTTGATCCAAATGTTTCCTTTGCAGGAATTTTTCACTCTTCGTCCACCTTGCagggcagccccccccccccccgtgaatCTACCATGTGACTCAGGTCGATTCCATGTGACTCAATTTGATTGCATGTTTCTCCATGTTCCTCCGTTTGATGCCATCTGACTCCAcgtgattttgttttgattctgtGACTCCATTGGATGCCATCAGAGTCATTGGACTCGACACCAGCACACTCCGGGTGACTTTGCGTTCTTCCACCTGTCTCCACAAGGCGACAACAATGAGTCATCCCGACTCCCCTTCTCAGGAAAGTTCCATTTTGGAGGGCACCTGTGCTCTTTCTTTTTAAACCAGCAGAAGAAAGCGACAATGCGTCAACTGTGATAACTTGCTGTCGCTGCACTTTTCAACTGATGACTTGCTCTTCTGGTGATGATGTCATTAGCAATAATGTCCAGTGATGATGTCATCCCAAACTTTCAAACTTGAACTTTTCGAGTCGTTTCTTTGAGATTCTTTCTGCTTGTCACAAGAAGCACAACTGCGCGCACACAGCGTTTTGCTGCCTGACTATTATGGGCTGTCAGACTGCCCGCACTAACTTGCACTGACACAATTTCAGAAAGAAAGTGGGACAAAAAACAGCTGTTCacaggcacacgcacacacatctcaTATTTGAATTCTTGTTGGAAGCGCACGTGAAATAAAAGTCTTGAAAACCAAATGCGCTGATTGTTTAACGTTGAGCACACAAACCGCACAAACGCTCCATGTATTCACACGCACTATACTCATTCGCCATTCCCACTGCTCCAGTACatgaccccaaaaaatgattttcatcaAACGGCAGGAACGTTTATTCTTGCGAGGCACGCGCACGCATACGCACAGGTCAGTGAGCATTAGTGAAGAGCGCTGCAGCAGATGTAGGGCAGACGAGCAACATCGCTCCATTACACCTGCCGCACATTACGCATTCATGTATGCTCATTTCTTTATGACTCATCTGCggccgtgcgtgtgcgtgtgagtgcctTAGAGGAGAAATCATCTCATCTCTTTCTTTGCATgtgatcttcctcctcctctctttgcATGTGATCTTCCTCCTTCCTTGGCTGCTGTCAATCATTCCAAAAGTCTTGAAAGTGTTTCAACAAACAAAAGAGTGCAAAAGCTCCGGTTAACTTCTCATAATTAGAACATCAAACTAACATCTGAGGACACTTAGCATTCACAGCGTTAGCATGCGTGTTGACCAGATTTTACTGACATCAACAAACTCACAAAGGTTTCAATTATTTACGCATATATGTCGttgtaatcatcatcatcatcttttatTTACACGCACACTCATGCTCAGCCTAATGAGAACCAACACTGACCTGAAACATGCAcaagtcagtgtgtgtgtgtgtgtgtgtgtgtttttgactGAACGCCCCGGAGCGTGTTACAGTGTCTCAACTTTCCTCTTTTCTATACGCTTTTTAGCCGGCTAGCAACAGAGCTAAAAATACGTCCTGTTTGTCAGCAGTGTTACATCGTCACACAGATGAGCTCACTGTGACGTCATCAACACAACCATGAGTTTACCAGAGGGTGCACGTTTATttcctt of the Syngnathus typhle isolate RoL2023-S1 ecotype Sweden linkage group LG20, RoL_Styp_1.0, whole genome shotgun sequence genome contains:
- the LOC133144682 gene encoding pleckstrin homology domain-containing family O member 1-A-like isoform X2, whose protein sequence is MKKSDHAGPMQGPRDPAHSGAPPQPDKFGWLRKFCGRGIFRELWRNRYVVLRGEHLFISDKEVRDERKSAEVLDLGDYERSEELRRAKSRSKKNHSRFALIRCRRPGNKVPNLLFLAVSPEEKESWVNALNVAIVKAKNKVLDQVTMEQDVLVHPTRDRAKIPHGRRLPTRGHLMTVASSSCHGSLTLDLVAEEEGGFSECDGASWENVSGAGFSGELAAAGGGGRQRSGTDVSKLRVRTEEPKMKTGSLPRGSERSWGKHSQLETSKVHKSQQVLQNQSRTPQPGKRSGIAGRSRCASMDEVLSSRPAMIRSELRRALGRRPAGEEGGASVQPVGQLQSLIAQKMQRAQELLEEIRLQELQRAKAEQEFGKGVESPRLRHLRAGDSPHSRASSSPRSRSGDSPGQRRRDSPRSRARDSPRSKGRKNRRSRDVDSPRSRGSPSPARLSDSPLNKTSEPSAEVSRLPASPQDALGPDGGTADLPPCLHGGDDSSCAGQNKSKSLSESLDGCQSKTPPKPKQDEEELLKRHAEAERLLMEAMCSWQEAQEVLQEVKELQSHTLRRQRRRTYEKMTPSTATSPQAEGEVNAGKVATSPEDESESP
- the LOC133144682 gene encoding pleckstrin homology domain-containing family O member 1-A-like isoform X1; this translates as MRDALKFAHFIVHVAASRCSHIDRRIYWLPCTAVLLCNGRRAFSVGVAVNSVMCEGIWVMRSGFLQVRDERKSAEVLDLGDYERSEELRRAKSRSKKNHSRFALIRCRRPGNKVPNLLFLAVSPEEKESWVNALNVAIVKAKNKVLDQVTMEQDVLVHPTRDRAKIPHGRRLPTRGHLMTVASSSCHGSLTLDLVAEEEGGFSECDGASWENVSGAGFSGELAAAGGGGRQRSGTDVSKLRVRTEEPKMKTGSLPRGSERSWGKHSQLETSKVHKSQQVLQNQSRTPQPGKRSGIAGRSRCASMDEVLSSRPAMIRSELRRALGRRPAGEEGGASVQPVGQLQSLIAQKMQRAQELLEEIRLQELQRAKAEQEFGKGVESPRLRHLRAGDSPHSRASSSPRSRSGDSPGQRRRDSPRSRARDSPRSKGRKNRRSRDVDSPRSRGSPSPARLSDSPLNKTSEPSAEVSRLPASPQDALGPDGGTADLPPCLHGGDDSSCAGQNKSKSLSESLDGCQSKTPPKPKQDEEELLKRHAEAERLLMEAMCSWQEAQEVLQEVKELQSHTLRRQRRRTYEKMTPSTATSPQAEGEVNAGKVATSPEDESESP